GAATCAGCGAATTGAGTAAATGAGACGCACTTTAGCATAGTGTGCTAAGGGGTTATTGGGAGAGGGAGCCCTGTAAGCGTTCAACCACCAGAGCTGAAGCCTGCTTGGGCGTTAAGTGGTCTGTGTCACAAATAATATCAGCTACTTCACGATACAGGGATTCGCGCTGGTGCAATATTTCTTCGATACGCGCACGTGGATCAGGGACTCTTAAAAGCGGCCGGTTACTGTTTTTGGAAGTGCGTTCGAATAGTTGATCCACGCTGGCCTGCAGATAGACAACGTGACCATACTTCTGCAATTGTCTGCGGTTCTCTTCCAGCAGTACTATGCCTCCACCCGTGCCGATAACCTGGCACTCTCCATGGCACAACTCTTCAAGCACTTCGCTTTCACGACGACGAAATCCCGCCTCCCCTTCTACATCAAAAATCCAGGGAATATCGGCACCGGTCCGCTCTTCCAGTACCTTATCGGTATCGGCA
This DNA window, taken from Microbulbifer sp. GL-2, encodes the following:
- a CDS encoding shikimate kinase; the protein is MGAGKSTIGKLLAAQLQLPFADTDKVLEERTGADIPWIFDVEGEAGFRRRESEVLEELCHGECQVIGTGGGIVLLEENRRQLQKYGHVVYLQASVDQLFERTSKNSNRPLLRVPDPRARIEEILHQRESLYREVADIICDTDHLTPKQASALVVERLQGSLSQ